CGGCCTCGTCCATGTCGCAGGTGAGGTCCGCACCGACGGTTACGTCGACATCCCCGGCATCGTTCGCCGTGTCGTGAACCGCATCGGCTACACCTCCAGCGAGACCGGGTTCGACGGCGACTCGTGCGGCGTCACGGTCTCGATCGGTGAGCAGTCGGGAGACATCGCCGCCGGTGTCGACAACGCGATCGAGCACCGGGAGGGTGGCTCGGTCGACCCGATCGACGCGCTCGGCGCGGGAGACCAGGGCATCATGTTCGGCTACGCGACGAACGAGACGCCGCAGCTCATGCCGATGGCGATCTGGACGGCCCACCGTCTCGCCGAGCGGCTCACCGACGCCCGACGCTCCGGCGCGCTGGGGTTCCTCCGCCCCGACGGCAAGACCCAGGTCACGCTCGGCTACGACGGTCACGTGCCCCGCACCGTCGACACGGTCGTCCTCTCGACGCAGCACAACCCCGACATCTCTCTGGCCGCCCTGCGGGCCGCCGTTCAGGCCGAGGTCATCGACCCGATCCTGGCGACGACGGGCCTCGATGTCTCGAACGTGCGCTACGTCATCAACCCCGCGGGCCCGTTCGTGACGGGCGGGCCGAAGGGCGATGCCGGACTGACGGGACGCAAGATCATCATCGACACCTACGGCGGAGCCTCCCGACACGGCGGTGGCGCCTTCAGCGGAAAGGATCCCTCCAAGGTCGACCGCTCCGCCGCCTATGCCATGCGCTGGGTGGCGAAGAACGCGGTCGCCGCCGGCCTCGCCGACCGCCTCGAGGTGCAGGTCGCCTACGCGATCGGGCGCGCGGAACCGGTGGGTCTGTACGTCGAGACCTTCGGCACGGCGCACGTCTCCGACGAGAAGATCACGTCTGCCATCCGCGACGTCTTCGATCTGCGCCCGCAGGCGATCATCGACGACCTCGACCTGCTCCGGCCGATCTACGCCCAGACCGCCGCGTACGGCCATTTCGGCCGCGAACTGCCCGAGTTCACGTGGGAGCGCACCGACCGCGTCGAGGAGCTGCGCGCCGCCTCCGGCCTCTGAGCCGCGTCCGTGATCGTCGTCGCGCGCGTCCTCATCGACTCGCCCCTGCCGCAGCTGGACCGCCTCTTCGACTACGAGGTGCCGCCGGCGCTGGTGGCCGAGGCGGTGCCGGGCGTGCGTGTGCGTGTACCGCTGCGCACCGCCGGCCGCGTCGTGGACGGCTACCTCGTCGACGTGGTCACGGCGGAGGCGCCCGAGAGGCCGCTCTCGGAGGTCGACGCGATCGTCTCTCCGGTTCCCGTCCTCACGCCCGAGCTGTACGCGCTCGCACGGCGCGCCGCCGACCGCGCGGCGGGCTCGGCCAGCGACATCCTGCGGCTCGTCATCCCCAAGCGGATGGTGCGGGCCGAGAAAGCGTGGCTGGCGGCACAGGCACCGGCATCCGCCGACGAGATCGCCCCCTCAGCGACCCCCGTGTCGGGGGATGCCGAGGACTGGGCCGACACCGTGCTGGCGCCCTACCCGGGGTTGGCCGACGCGATCGCGGCGGGGGAGCGGCTGGCGATCGACGCTCCACCGCACCCCAGCGCATCACTGACCGTCGGAGCCTGGGCGGAACTGCTCGCCGCCATCGCCGTCCGTCAGCTGGCGGCCGGTCGCAGCACGGTGGTCGTGGTGCCCGACCACCGCGACGAGGAGCAGGTGCTCGCCGTGCTGGGCGTGTGGCTGTCCGACGATGCGGTGGTCCGCGACGATGCCCGCCGGTCAGGCCCGGAACGATATGCCGGGTATCTGCGTCTGCGCTCGTCCCGGGCGTGCATCGTCGTCGGCAACCGGTCGACCGTGTACGCACCGGCGCACGACACCGCCTGCGTGATCGTCTGGGACGACGGCGACCCGCTGCTCGCCGAGCCGCTCAGCCCCGGCGTCCACGCCCGCGACGCCGCCCTGATCCGTCAGGAGCTGGAAGGCTCGTCGCTGGTGTTCGCGGGTCACACCCGCACGACCGACATCGAGCGACTGGTGCAGCTGGGGTGGGTGCGGCAGCTGGCGGCGGCACGGCGCACGAGTCCGACGGTGGTGCTCTCGGCGACACGGGAGGGCGAGTCGCACGGAGCCCGCGTGCCCTCGAGCGCCTTCGCGGCCGCTCGAGACGGGCTGCGCGAGGGACCCGTGCTCGTGCAGGTGGCGCGGCCCGGGTACGCCCCGGTGCTCGTGTGCGCCGAGTGTCGCACGCCCGCGCGCTGCCGCCACTGCACGGGCCCGCTGCGCGCCCGCCGCCCCGGAGCGACACCGGACTGCGGGTGGTGCGGCAGATCGGACCCCACGTGGACATGCGTGCAGTGCGGCGCGGCGAAGC
The sequence above is a segment of the Microbacterium sp. PM5 genome. Coding sequences within it:
- a CDS encoding primosomal protein N' — translated: MIVVARVLIDSPLPQLDRLFDYEVPPALVAEAVPGVRVRVPLRTAGRVVDGYLVDVVTAEAPERPLSEVDAIVSPVPVLTPELYALARRAADRAAGSASDILRLVIPKRMVRAEKAWLAAQAPASADEIAPSATPVSGDAEDWADTVLAPYPGLADAIAAGERLAIDAPPHPSASLTVGAWAELLAAIAVRQLAAGRSTVVVVPDHRDEEQVLAVLGVWLSDDAVVRDDARRSGPERYAGYLRLRSSRACIVVGNRSTVYAPAHDTACVIVWDDGDPLLAEPLSPGVHARDAALIRQELEGSSLVFAGHTRTTDIERLVQLGWVRQLAAARRTSPTVVLSATREGESHGARVPSSAFAAARDGLREGPVLVQVARPGYAPVLVCAECRTPARCRHCTGPLRARRPGATPDCGWCGRSDPTWTCVQCGAAKLRMASSGSERTADELGRAFPNTRVIVADGAHPVTEVDATPALVIATRGAEPHARGGYRAVILLDGDRMLLAEQLRIGESALRWWSNAAALAAPGAPVHLVGVAGPVARALATWTQAAYARAELADRGPLAMPPVVRVAAVEGTPAAVEAALTELRVAVPALGATAGAVLGPVPLPDDLVRALVRFDYAHGRNVADSLRASVVAEALRGRRAARRSPGRSGSGNRTTLRVRLDVPELDL
- the metK gene encoding methionine adenosyltransferase, with protein sequence MSALRLFTSESVTEGHPDKICDQISDSVLDALLTVDPGSRVAVETLVTTGLVHVAGEVRTDGYVDIPGIVRRVVNRIGYTSSETGFDGDSCGVTVSIGEQSGDIAAGVDNAIEHREGGSVDPIDALGAGDQGIMFGYATNETPQLMPMAIWTAHRLAERLTDARRSGALGFLRPDGKTQVTLGYDGHVPRTVDTVVLSTQHNPDISLAALRAAVQAEVIDPILATTGLDVSNVRYVINPAGPFVTGGPKGDAGLTGRKIIIDTYGGASRHGGGAFSGKDPSKVDRSAAYAMRWVAKNAVAAGLADRLEVQVAYAIGRAEPVGLYVETFGTAHVSDEKITSAIRDVFDLRPQAIIDDLDLLRPIYAQTAAYGHFGRELPEFTWERTDRVEELRAASGL